A section of the Streptomyces sp. CG1 genome encodes:
- a CDS encoding GNAT family N-acetyltransferase translates to MITWRRIDEQDFPLLRTWLQQPHVKRWWNHETTAEAVARDFGPAARGEEPSEDLLAFLEGLPVGLVQRSRLRDYPEYLAELASIVPVPDGAMTIDYLIGDPRQTGQGIGTAVIRSAIVRTWAEHPAAPCVLVPVVAANRASWRALERAGLRRVGVGNLEPDNPVDDRTHYLYRIDRPRTGD, encoded by the coding sequence GTGATCACGTGGCGTCGGATCGACGAGCAGGACTTCCCGCTGCTGCGGACGTGGCTCCAGCAGCCCCACGTGAAGCGTTGGTGGAATCACGAGACAACGGCGGAGGCGGTGGCGCGCGACTTCGGCCCCGCTGCCCGGGGCGAGGAGCCCTCGGAGGATCTCCTCGCATTCCTCGAAGGCCTTCCGGTCGGTCTGGTACAGCGTTCACGCCTGCGGGACTACCCCGAGTACCTTGCCGAGCTGGCGTCTATCGTCCCTGTACCTGACGGCGCGATGACCATCGACTACCTGATCGGCGATCCCCGCCAGACCGGCCAGGGCATCGGGACGGCGGTGATCCGCTCCGCAATCGTGCGCACCTGGGCCGAACACCCGGCCGCCCCGTGCGTTCTCGTCCCGGTGGTGGCAGCCAACCGCGCTTCATGGCGGGCGCTTGAGCGGGCCGGGCTGCGCCGGGTCGGGGTCGGAAACCTGGAGCCGGACAACCCGGTCGATGACCGGACCCACTACCTCTACCGCATCGACCGGCCGCGGACCGGCGACTGA